The following nucleotide sequence is from Candidatus Methylomirabilota bacterium.
AAGCGTACCGTGATCTCGGGCAGCGTCTTCGGGTCCGGGATCAGCCAGGGCTCGGCGCCGTTGGCCAGGTAACCGTCGCTCAGCACGATGACCGGCACCATGTACTTGATGGCGATCCGGATGGCCTCGTAGGCGATGTAGAAGCAGTCGCCGGGGGTGGCCGGCGCCAGGACGACGACGGGGCACTCGCTGTTGCGCCCATACAGGGCCTGCATCAGGTCGGCCTGCTCCGTCTTGGTCGGGAGGCCGGTCGAGGGCCCGCCCCGCTGGATGTCGAACACGACGACCGGCAGCTCGGCCATCACGGCCAGCGCCAATCCCTCGGACTTCAAGGCCAGCCCCGGTCCGCTCGTCGCGCAGCACCCGATGGCCCCGCCGAACGCGGCTCCGACCACCGACCCGATCGCGGCGATCTCGTCTTCGGCCTGCATCGTCCGGACGCGAAAGCGCTTGTGCTGGGAGAGCTCGTGGAGGATGTCGCTGGCGGGGGTGATCGGATAGGCTCCGTACACGACGGGCAGGCCCGTCCGTTGGGCGGCGGCCAGGATGCCCCAGGCCAGGGCCCGGTTCCCGGTCATCGACCGGTAGAGGCCCGGCGCCATGTCGGCCGGCTCGATCCCATAGCACTCGCTGAAGATCTCCGCCGTCTCGCCGAAGTGGTAGCCGGTCTTCAGCGCCCGGGTGTTCGCCTCGGCGATGACCGGGTTCTTCGCGAACTTCTTCGTGATCCAGTCGAGCGTCGGCTCGATCGGCCGCGTGTAGATCCACGAGACCAGCCCCAGCGCGAAGAAGTTCTTGCAGCGGTCCTTCTCCCTGGCGTTGAGCGCCAGCCCCTCGAGGGCATCCACGGTCAGGCGCGTGATGTCCACCTTGTGCAGGCGGTAGCGCTCGGCCAGAGCCGGGTCGTCCAGAGGGTTCGCGGTATAGCCCGCGCGGTCGAGGTTCTTCTTCTCGAAGGCGTTGGTGTTGAGGATCAGAAGCGCGCCGTCCTTGAGGTCCGCCAGGTGCACCTTGAGCGCCGCCGGGTTCATCGCCACCAGGCAGTCGAGCCGATCTCCCGGCGTGTAGACACGCCGGCTCCCGAACTGGAGCTGGAAGCTCGATACCCCGAAGAGCGTGCCGGCCGGGGCTCGGATCTCGGCCGGGAAGTTCGGGAAGGTGGCGATGTCGTTGCCGGCCCATGCCGACTCGGTAGTGAACTGCTCGCCCGTCAGCTGCATGCCGTCGCCGGAATCACCGGCGAACCGGACGACCGCCCGATCGAGCTCGCGGCGTGGCTTGGCTGCGGTCGGCACGGACGCCATCACTTCGCTCATGAGCTCTCCTGCTCTTCGGCTCAGCCCGCGTCCATCTCGAGCGGGCGTTTGATGGCGTCTCCCGGCCTCAGATTGAAGACCGCTTCCGGGAAGAGATGGGCCAGCCACTTGATGAAGTCGTGGACGGTGACGATGCCGATCGGCCGGCCGGCCTCGTCCACCAGGGGGATGGTCCGATACCCGGCGACGCTCATCCGGTTCACCGCGTAGCAGACACGGTCCCGCGGGGTGAGGGCCTCCGGGCCCGGGGTCATCACCGCCGAGAGCGGCGTGGCCG
It contains:
- a CDS encoding 2-oxoacid:acceptor oxidoreductase subunit alpha, translated to MSEVMASVPTAAKPRRELDRAVVRFAGDSGDGMQLTGEQFTTESAWAGNDIATFPNFPAEIRAPAGTLFGVSSFQLQFGSRRVYTPGDRLDCLVAMNPAALKVHLADLKDGALLILNTNAFEKKNLDRAGYTANPLDDPALAERYRLHKVDITRLTVDALEGLALNAREKDRCKNFFALGLVSWIYTRPIEPTLDWITKKFAKNPVIAEANTRALKTGYHFGETAEIFSECYGIEPADMAPGLYRSMTGNRALAWGILAAAQRTGLPVVYGAYPITPASDILHELSQHKRFRVRTMQAEDEIAAIGSVVGAAFGGAIGCCATSGPGLALKSEGLALAVMAELPVVVFDIQRGGPSTGLPTKTEQADLMQALYGRNSECPVVVLAPATPGDCFYIAYEAIRIAIKYMVPVIVLSDGYLANGAEPWLIPDPKTLPEITVRFRVEKEGFFPYLREEATLARPWVRPGTPGLEHRIGGLEKQHITGNVSYDPDNHELMVKLRAEKVRRVAQEIPPTSINGPVAGDLLVVGWGGTYGAITAAVEATQMQGRSVASIHLRHLNPLPPDLGQILRQYRRVLVPEINSGQLVRVLRAEYLVDAVGFNRVRGVPLATEEIHEAINQILKED